In Geobacillus kaustophilus, a genomic segment contains:
- a CDS encoding methyl-accepting chemotaxis protein, with amino-acid sequence MFRTLRSKLIVLMALLLVISLAATQLVGVVQIRRMVDADVKQRAQTALDGLLGDIRDSFQSEENSLVQFSESPLALQMVRDESAWSGLEKQFRTFLRLHENVQFIYIGTEQKKMYITPMTELPDGYDPTSRPWYKEAMKRPDEVVWTEPYVDAITGKHVVTLAKAVSENGRIAAVIGIDMTLDAVTRIVNASDVGYHGYPVLFDAKGTAVVHPQYKGKNMAKNATIRYMLEHEKGMHEYEQDGEQRVIYFTTIPELGWKVGVVYKEKDLSAMSRSLGVNMLVITIIALIVALVAVYFLARSITRPIAALQEQVEKAAGGDLTVHARVTAKDEIGRLARHFNDMIDHMRMLISEVNRSVNELAASADHLSAVSEETMATSEQVAKAIGEIAKGTTDQAGSLDTINERTTALSQQIEAVTNATAGMESLSDETKTASYDGLEHLNILQKKSEEAKNELESVENVISDLVKKMDEIDGVIQTITAISGQTNLLALNASIEAARAGEHGKGFAVVADEVRKLAEQSAKATEMIRATIAAIQQQAGLVMEAVGRSKQAYDEQREAVHTTGDSFVKITGMMEQLTTALAGVLEEAKKMNISKDDVVGAMQNIAAIAQQAAAAAEEVAASADDQLQALSTVTESAEALNEMSQKLKQLVEKFKIS; translated from the coding sequence GTGTTCCGGACATTGCGCAGCAAATTGATCGTCTTGATGGCTTTATTGTTAGTTATTTCCCTGGCAGCGACGCAACTCGTTGGGGTTGTGCAAATACGGCGGATGGTTGACGCTGATGTGAAACAACGGGCGCAGACGGCGCTTGACGGGCTGCTTGGCGACATTCGCGACAGTTTTCAAAGTGAAGAGAACAGCTTAGTGCAATTCAGCGAATCGCCGTTGGCTTTGCAAATGGTTCGGGACGAAAGCGCCTGGTCCGGGCTGGAAAAGCAGTTCCGTACGTTTTTGCGCCTGCATGAGAATGTGCAATTCATCTATATTGGCACCGAGCAGAAGAAAATGTACATCACGCCGATGACAGAGCTCCCGGACGGATACGATCCGACGAGCCGCCCGTGGTATAAAGAAGCGATGAAGCGGCCGGATGAAGTCGTGTGGACCGAACCTTATGTCGATGCCATTACTGGCAAGCACGTTGTGACGTTGGCCAAAGCAGTGAGCGAAAACGGCCGCATTGCTGCGGTCATCGGCATCGATATGACGCTCGATGCGGTGACGAGAATCGTCAATGCGAGCGACGTCGGCTATCACGGCTATCCGGTGCTGTTTGACGCGAAAGGGACGGCGGTCGTCCACCCGCAATATAAAGGAAAAAACATGGCGAAAAATGCGACGATCCGCTATATGCTCGAGCATGAAAAAGGAATGCACGAATATGAGCAAGACGGCGAACAGCGGGTGATTTACTTCACTACTATTCCAGAGCTCGGCTGGAAGGTCGGCGTCGTCTATAAAGAAAAGGACTTATCGGCGATGAGCCGCTCGCTTGGAGTAAACATGCTTGTCATTACCATTATTGCGCTCATTGTGGCGCTTGTTGCCGTCTATTTCTTGGCGCGCTCGATCACAAGGCCGATTGCTGCGCTGCAAGAGCAAGTCGAAAAGGCGGCGGGCGGCGACTTGACGGTGCACGCGCGTGTCACTGCCAAAGATGAGATTGGCCGCCTCGCCCGCCACTTCAATGACATGATCGACCATATGCGGATGCTGATCAGCGAGGTAAACCGCTCGGTCAATGAATTGGCCGCTTCAGCTGACCATTTGAGCGCTGTCTCGGAAGAAACGATGGCCACAAGCGAACAAGTGGCAAAAGCCATAGGCGAAATCGCCAAAGGAACGACCGATCAAGCAGGAAGCCTTGATACGATCAATGAGCGGACGACGGCGCTGTCGCAGCAAATCGAAGCGGTCACGAATGCGACGGCTGGCATGGAGTCGCTGTCCGATGAAACGAAAACCGCGAGCTACGACGGCTTGGAGCATTTAAACATTTTGCAGAAAAAATCGGAGGAAGCGAAAAATGAACTGGAGTCTGTCGAAAATGTCATTAGCGACCTTGTGAAAAAGATGGATGAAATTGACGGCGTCATTCAAACGATCACGGCCATTTCCGGACAGACGAATTTGCTGGCGTTGAACGCCAGCATCGAGGCGGCGCGGGCTGGCGAGCATGGCAAAGGGTTTGCCGTTGTTGCCGATGAGGTGCGCAAGCTGGCCGAACAATCAGCGAAAGCGACGGAGATGATCCGCGCGACGATCGCCGCCATCCAGCAGCAAGCCGGGCTGGTGATGGAGGCGGTCGGCCGCTCCAAGCAGGCGTACGACGAACAAAGAGAAGCCGTGCATACGACCGGCGATTCATTCGTGAAAATCACCGGTATGATGGAACAATTGACGACAGCACTGGCTGGAGTGTTGGAGGAAGCTAAGAAGATGAACATAAGCAAAGATGATGTCGTCGGAGCGATGCAAAACATCGCCGCTATCGCCCAACAAGCAGCGGCAGCGGCGGAGGAAGTGGCCGCTTCGGCCGATGATCAGCTGCAGGCGCTTTCGACGGTGACGGAATCGGCGGAGGCGTTGAACGAAATGAGCCAAAAACTGAAACAACTGGTGGAAAAATTTAAAATTTCATAA
- a CDS encoding 2-oxoglutarate dehydrogenase E1 component has translation MAKQTNYAQPWSQFYGPNLGYVIEMYEQYLDDPNSIDPELKQLFEQWGAPVLEEPVSPADDEAAKTHQTFRLPETPTIFSKLVAAVKLADSIRHYGHLAADTNPLVKTEKKLRRLELDEYDLTEEDLKRIPVAFLCPHAPAHVKNGWDAILHLRKIYTDKIAFEFSQVHNLEERNWLIQQIESGAYYPSLANKERVALLRRLTEVEGFEKFIHRTYVGQKRFSIEGLDSMVPLLDELVRQAIEHEIDAVNIGMAHRGRLNVLAHVLGKPYEMIFAEFQHAESKNFIPSEGAVAITYGWTGDVKYHLGAARRLRNKSAHTMRITLANNPSHLEVVNPVVLGYTRAAQEDRTKPGVPVQNTDASFAILIHGDAAFPGQGIVAETLNLSQLRGYTTGGTIHIIANNMIGFTTESYDSRSTTYASDMAKGFEVPIVHVNADDPEACLAAACLAFAYRQRFKKDFVIDLIGYRRFGHNEMDEPMATNPTMYAIINQHPTVRQLYAQKLMEKGIITEREVDEMEQEVAERLKIAYERVPKNEDELDFIMDPPKPVVDRLPEVKTGVAKDVLHRVNEELLQFPDGFNVFNKLERILKRRSGVFAQNGKVDWAHAEILAFATILRDGVPIRLTGQDSQRGTFAQRHLVLHDVKTGEEYVPLHHISGAKASFVVYNSPLTEAAVLGYEYGYNVYAPETLVLWEAQFGDFANMAQVMFDQFISSGRAKWGQKSGLVMLLPHGYEGQGPEHSSGRVERFLQLAAENNWTVANLSTAAQYFHILRRQAALLTREEVRPLIIMTPKSLLRHPLASSDAEVLVDGAFSPVLEQPGLGTDADKVERIVFGTGKLMIDLAEQIGKMEGLDWLHIVRIEELYPFPEEAVRGIITRYPNVKELIWVQEEPKNMGAWTYMEPRLRALAPEGVDVSYIGRRRRASPAEGDPVVHRKEQERIIRCALTKHE, from the coding sequence ATGGCAAAACAGACGAACTACGCTCAACCGTGGAGCCAGTTTTACGGGCCGAACCTCGGTTATGTCATCGAAATGTATGAACAATACCTCGATGACCCTAACAGCATCGACCCGGAACTGAAGCAATTGTTCGAACAGTGGGGGGCGCCGGTCTTGGAAGAACCGGTTTCTCCTGCGGATGACGAAGCAGCCAAAACGCATCAAACGTTCCGGCTGCCGGAGACGCCGACAATTTTCAGCAAGCTTGTCGCTGCCGTCAAGTTGGCGGACAGCATTCGCCATTATGGCCATCTGGCTGCCGATACGAATCCGCTTGTCAAAACGGAGAAAAAGCTGCGCCGCTTGGAGCTTGACGAATACGACTTAACCGAAGAGGATTTAAAGCGCATTCCGGTCGCGTTTCTTTGCCCGCACGCTCCGGCGCATGTCAAAAACGGCTGGGACGCCATCTTGCATTTGCGCAAAATTTACACAGACAAAATCGCGTTCGAATTCTCGCAAGTACATAATCTCGAAGAGAGGAACTGGCTCATTCAGCAAATCGAGTCCGGAGCGTATTACCCGAGCTTGGCGAACAAAGAGCGGGTTGCTTTGTTGCGCCGCCTGACGGAAGTGGAAGGGTTTGAAAAGTTCATCCACCGGACGTATGTCGGGCAAAAACGGTTTTCGATCGAAGGACTTGATTCCATGGTGCCGCTTTTGGATGAGCTCGTCCGCCAAGCGATCGAACATGAAATCGACGCCGTCAACATCGGCATGGCGCACCGCGGCCGGTTGAACGTGCTGGCTCACGTGCTCGGCAAGCCGTACGAAATGATTTTCGCCGAGTTTCAGCATGCGGAAAGCAAAAACTTTATTCCGTCTGAAGGGGCGGTGGCGATCACGTACGGGTGGACGGGTGATGTCAAATACCACTTAGGGGCGGCGCGCCGCCTTCGCAATAAAAGCGCCCATACGATGCGGATTACGCTCGCGAACAACCCAAGCCATCTCGAAGTGGTCAATCCGGTTGTGCTTGGCTACACGCGCGCCGCGCAAGAAGACCGGACAAAACCAGGCGTGCCAGTGCAAAATACTGATGCGTCGTTTGCCATCTTGATTCACGGCGATGCCGCGTTCCCGGGACAAGGGATCGTCGCGGAAACGCTCAACTTAAGCCAGCTGCGCGGCTATACGACCGGCGGGACGATCCATATCATCGCCAATAACATGATCGGCTTTACGACGGAAAGCTACGATTCACGCTCGACGACGTATGCTTCCGATATGGCGAAAGGGTTTGAGGTGCCGATTGTGCACGTCAATGCCGACGACCCGGAGGCTTGTTTGGCGGCCGCATGCTTGGCGTTTGCCTACCGCCAGCGGTTCAAAAAAGATTTCGTCATTGATTTGATCGGCTACCGCCGTTTTGGCCATAATGAAATGGATGAACCGATGGCGACGAACCCGACGATGTACGCGATCATCAACCAACATCCGACCGTGCGCCAGCTGTATGCGCAAAAATTGATGGAAAAAGGGATTATCACCGAGCGGGAAGTCGACGAAATGGAGCAAGAGGTGGCCGAACGGTTGAAAATCGCCTACGAGCGGGTGCCGAAAAACGAAGATGAGCTCGATTTCATCATGGATCCGCCCAAACCGGTCGTCGATCGGCTGCCGGAAGTGAAAACGGGCGTGGCGAAAGACGTGCTCCATCGTGTGAACGAAGAATTGCTGCAGTTTCCGGACGGATTCAACGTCTTTAACAAGCTTGAGCGCATTTTAAAACGGCGAAGCGGCGTGTTTGCGCAAAACGGCAAAGTGGATTGGGCGCACGCGGAAATTTTGGCGTTTGCTACCATTTTGCGAGATGGCGTGCCGATCCGTTTGACCGGACAGGACTCGCAACGCGGCACGTTCGCCCAACGCCATTTGGTGCTCCATGACGTGAAAACCGGAGAAGAGTATGTGCCGCTTCACCACATCAGCGGCGCCAAAGCGTCGTTTGTCGTGTACAACAGCCCGCTGACGGAAGCCGCCGTGCTCGGCTATGAATACGGCTACAACGTCTATGCGCCGGAGACACTCGTGCTTTGGGAAGCGCAATTTGGCGACTTCGCCAACATGGCGCAAGTGATGTTTGATCAATTCATTTCATCCGGCCGGGCGAAATGGGGGCAAAAATCCGGGCTTGTCATGCTCTTGCCGCACGGCTATGAAGGGCAAGGCCCTGAACATTCAAGCGGCCGCGTCGAGCGCTTTTTGCAGCTGGCGGCGGAAAACAACTGGACGGTCGCCAACTTATCGACGGCCGCGCAATATTTCCATATTTTGAGGCGGCAGGCGGCGCTGTTGACAAGAGAAGAAGTGCGTCCGCTCATCATTATGACGCCAAAAAGCTTGCTCCGTCATCCGCTTGCCTCGTCGGATGCGGAAGTGCTCGTCGACGGTGCGTTCTCGCCGGTGCTCGAGCAACCGGGATTGGGAACGGACGCCGACAAAGTTGAACGAATTGTGTTTGGCACCGGCAAATTGATGATCGATTTGGCGGAACAAATCGGCAAAATGGAAGGGCTCGACTGGTTGCATATCGTGCGCATTGAAGAGCTGTATCCGTTCCCGGAAGAAGCGGTGAGAGGCATCATCACCCGCTATCCGAACGTCAAAGAGCTCATCTGGGTGCAAGAAGAACCGAAAAACATGGGGGCTTGGACGTATATGGAACCGCGCCTGCGGGCGTTGGCTCCAGAGGGGGTCGATGTCAGCTACATTGGGCGGCGCCGGCGGGCCAGCCCGGCGGAAGGCGATCCGGTCGTCCACCGAAAAGAGCAAGAGCGCATCATCCGCTGTGCATTGACGAAGCATGAATGA
- a CDS encoding ISL3 family transposase, translating to MLSIPLGLPEFKVIKQELLSYGYAIHVEKTETQERCPHCGFATSSVHDRRTRKVRDLAIFHQPVYLFIKVKRYRCWNCSQVFSASLESIPPNQHYTNRFCEYLYELCEGSTIQEVSRKHRIPYTTLERIYYSIASKKAKERQTAIEASSQEGMVLSLDEIAVKKGHQYETVLMDARAGSVMGMHTDRQCDSAINLLSQNILSKEMVQTVILDMWESYHKAVRALFPSASIVIDKYHVVQKVTQALDQARKEFSPLKKARYLLLKGCEKLRKDQRLRLDDILEEYPVLSIAYYLKELFRDFYRTDGYNEAKERLEEWIQLAKQSPFSSFQEAANTLERWKEPILSYFLCPYTNARIEGTNHKIKNIKRRAYGYRNLERFRLRVFLECTGNTTGSQAA from the coding sequence GTGCTTTCTATACCACTAGGATTGCCAGAATTTAAAGTGATTAAACAAGAACTTCTTTCCTATGGTTATGCGATTCATGTAGAGAAAACAGAGACACAGGAACGTTGCCCTCATTGTGGGTTTGCCACTTCCTCTGTCCACGACAGACGGACAAGAAAAGTACGGGATTTGGCGATTTTCCATCAACCGGTGTACTTGTTCATAAAGGTAAAGCGCTATCGGTGCTGGAATTGTTCTCAAGTGTTTTCCGCCTCTTTGGAATCGATTCCACCCAATCAACACTACACCAATCGATTTTGTGAGTACTTGTATGAACTTTGCGAAGGCTCCACCATTCAAGAGGTTAGCCGAAAGCACCGCATCCCATATACAACATTGGAACGCATTTATTACTCCATCGCATCGAAAAAAGCAAAAGAGCGTCAAACAGCGATAGAAGCATCTTCTCAAGAAGGAATGGTGCTTAGTTTAGATGAAATCGCTGTAAAAAAGGGACATCAGTATGAAACTGTATTGATGGATGCCAGAGCCGGATCGGTCATGGGAATGCATACCGATCGCCAATGTGACTCCGCCATCAACTTGTTGAGCCAAAATATCCTGTCGAAAGAAATGGTCCAAACGGTGATTCTTGACATGTGGGAATCTTATCATAAGGCGGTTCGCGCCCTGTTTCCATCTGCTTCGATTGTCATCGATAAGTACCATGTGGTTCAAAAAGTGACACAAGCCTTGGATCAAGCAAGAAAGGAATTTTCTCCATTGAAAAAGGCTCGATATCTTCTCTTAAAAGGCTGTGAAAAGCTTCGTAAGGATCAACGGCTTCGATTAGACGATATCTTGGAGGAGTATCCGGTACTTTCCATTGCCTATTATCTGAAAGAGCTGTTTCGGGATTTTTACCGAACCGATGGATATAACGAAGCAAAGGAACGCTTGGAAGAATGGATTCAGTTAGCCAAACAGAGCCCTTTTTCTTCTTTTCAGGAAGCAGCCAACACGCTTGAAAGGTGGAAGGAGCCGATTCTTTCCTACTTTTTGTGCCCATATACAAACGCCCGAATCGAGGGAACGAATCACAAGATCAAAAACATCAAACGCCGGGCATATGGCTATCGAAATCTAGAACGGTTTCGTTTGCGTGTATTTCTGGAGTGTACAGGGAACACTACAGGCAGTCAGGCTGCTTAA
- the odhB gene encoding 2-oxoglutarate dehydrogenase complex dihydrolipoyllysine-residue succinyltransferase, translating into MAEIKVPELAESITEGTIAQWLKKPGDYVEKGETICELETDKVNVEIMAEESGVLQQLLANEGDTVAVGQAIAIIGEGAAEPTAALQAAPQPVDETETAAPADRAEQPAPQPVAVAQAPGQRPIASPAARKMAREKGIDLTQVPTADPLGRVRKQDVASFAVQPAAPQPAPQAAPTPAAIPAAEAGKPVIREKMSRRRQTIAKRLLEVTQTTAMLTTFNEIDMSAVIDLRKRKKDKFFEEHDVRLGFMSFFVKAAVAALKKYPYVNAEIQGDEILLKKYYDIGVAVSTDEGLVVPVVRDCDRKNFAEIERDIAELAAKARSNKLSLADLQGGTFTITNGGVFGSLLSTPLLNGPQVGILGMHSIKLRPVAVDEERIENRPMMYVALSYDHRIIDGKEAVGFLKTVKDLIENPEDLLLES; encoded by the coding sequence GTGGCTGAGATCAAAGTCCCAGAGTTAGCAGAATCCATCACGGAGGGAACGATCGCCCAATGGCTGAAAAAACCGGGCGACTACGTGGAAAAAGGAGAAACGATTTGCGAGCTTGAAACGGATAAAGTGAACGTGGAAATTATGGCGGAAGAGTCGGGTGTTTTGCAACAGCTGCTTGCCAATGAAGGCGATACGGTTGCGGTTGGCCAAGCGATCGCCATTATCGGCGAAGGAGCGGCAGAACCGACTGCCGCTTTGCAAGCTGCCCCGCAGCCGGTTGACGAAACGGAAACGGCCGCGCCGGCCGACCGCGCCGAGCAGCCAGCGCCGCAGCCGGTCGCGGTCGCCCAAGCCCCAGGCCAACGCCCGATCGCTTCGCCGGCCGCCCGGAAAATGGCGCGTGAAAAAGGGATCGATTTAACACAAGTGCCAACGGCTGATCCGCTCGGGCGCGTCCGGAAACAAGACGTCGCTTCGTTTGCTGTACAACCGGCCGCCCCGCAGCCGGCTCCGCAAGCCGCGCCGACGCCGGCCGCCATTCCAGCCGCCGAGGCTGGCAAGCCGGTGATTCGCGAAAAAATGTCGCGCCGCCGGCAAACGATCGCCAAACGGCTGCTTGAAGTAACGCAAACGACCGCGATGTTGACGACGTTCAATGAAATTGACATGTCGGCGGTCATCGATCTGCGCAAGCGGAAAAAAGATAAATTTTTCGAGGAGCATGACGTCCGCCTCGGCTTTATGTCGTTTTTCGTCAAAGCGGCCGTCGCCGCGCTGAAAAAATATCCGTACGTCAACGCGGAGATCCAAGGCGATGAAATTTTGCTGAAAAAATATTACGATATCGGCGTGGCCGTTTCGACGGACGAAGGGCTCGTCGTCCCGGTTGTGCGCGACTGCGACCGGAAAAACTTTGCTGAAATTGAGCGCGATATTGCCGAATTGGCGGCGAAAGCGCGCAGCAATAAGTTGTCGCTCGCCGATTTGCAAGGCGGCACCTTTACGATCACCAACGGCGGCGTGTTCGGCTCGCTTCTGTCGACTCCGCTTCTCAACGGGCCGCAAGTCGGCATTTTAGGGATGCATTCGATCAAACTGCGCCCGGTCGCCGTCGATGAGGAGCGGATCGAAAACCGTCCAATGATGTACGTCGCCTTGTCATACGACCACCGCATCATCGATGGCAAAGAGGCGGTAGGGTTCTTAAAAACGGTGAAAGACTTGATCGAAAATCCGGAAGATTTGCTGCTTGAAAGCTGA
- a CDS encoding GNAT family N-acetyltransferase — translation MYDKRLYVFDGNTPREAVIRNYTKDDFADLIRVQQESFPPPFPSELWWNEQQLHNHVTLFPEGAICVEVGGRIVGSMTGLIVDFDPAHTDHTWEEITDGGYIRNHRPDGNTLYVVDICVSPPYRKLSLGKWLMQSMYEVVVHLDLDRLLGGGRMPGYHRYANELSPEAYIDKVVAGELSDPVITFLLRCGRTPLAIVRNYLEDEESLNHAVLMEWRNPFRQMTKKN, via the coding sequence ATGTACGATAAACGTTTATACGTCTTTGACGGCAACACCCCGCGCGAAGCGGTCATCCGCAACTATACGAAAGACGACTTTGCTGATCTCATCCGCGTGCAGCAAGAAAGTTTTCCGCCACCGTTTCCATCGGAGTTATGGTGGAACGAACAACAGCTTCACAACCATGTCACCTTGTTTCCCGAAGGAGCGATTTGCGTCGAAGTCGGCGGGCGCATCGTCGGATCGATGACTGGCTTGATCGTTGACTTTGATCCAGCCCATACCGATCATACATGGGAAGAAATCACCGACGGCGGCTACATCCGCAACCACCGCCCGGACGGCAACACGCTTTATGTCGTCGACATTTGCGTCTCGCCGCCATACCGGAAGCTCAGCCTCGGCAAGTGGCTCATGCAGTCGATGTATGAAGTCGTCGTCCATCTCGACCTCGACCGGCTGCTCGGCGGCGGGCGGATGCCCGGCTACCATCGTTACGCTAACGAATTATCACCCGAAGCCTACATCGACAAAGTAGTCGCCGGCGAGCTGAGCGATCCGGTCATTACGTTTTTGCTCCGTTGCGGGCGAACGCCGCTTGCGATTGTCCGTAATTATTTAGAAGACGAAGAATCGCTCAACCATGCCGTGTTAATGGAATGGCGCAATCCATTTAGGCAGATGACCAAAAAAAATTAA
- a CDS encoding YbxH family protein has protein sequence MGAIEHEGYRFEIEYSVLLQKGALHVYRNGKFIDEIVFPFRGEKPNEQQIEALVSEYVEQKASGRC, from the coding sequence ATGGGCGCCATCGAACACGAAGGATATCGATTTGAGATCGAATACAGCGTCCTGTTGCAAAAAGGGGCGTTGCACGTTTACCGCAACGGGAAATTCATCGATGAAATTGTGTTTCCCTTTCGCGGCGAAAAGCCAAATGAACAGCAAATTGAAGCGCTTGTGAGCGAGTATGTCGAGCAAAAAGCCTCCGGCCGCTGTTAG